The Candidatus Zixiibacteriota bacterium genome includes the window TGAATGAGATGGATGAATACTACCGGCGCCGGCCGGAATCAAGATAGCGAGAGGCGCTTATGCCGGGTGTGACTATAGACAAGAACTACTGCAAAGGCTGCGAGCTGTGCGTCAAGGCCTGTCCGCAGCAGATTCTCTCGATGTCGAAGGATATTACCAAGCGAGGTTATTTCTACGCGAAAATGCATGATCCTTCGCGCTGCATCGGCTGCCAGTTATGCGCAATCACCTGTCCCGACGCGGCAATCACCGTCAAAATGCACGGCACGCGATTCGTGCTGTACCAGTACTGAGGCGACCATGGCGCGAATATTGATGAAAGGCAACGAAGCAATCGGCGAGGCGGCGATCCGCGCCGGCGGAATCTACTATTTCGCATATCCAATCACGCCGCAGAGCGAGGTGGGCGAGTACCTGTCGCGACGACTGCCCGAGGTCGGCGGCGTGTTTGTACAGGCGGAGTCGGAGGTGGCGGTCGGCAACATGCTCTTCGGGGCGGCCGCCAGCGGCAAGCGCGTGTTCACCTCGTCGTCCAGCCCGGGCATCAGCCTGATGCAGGAGGCGATTTCCTACATGGCGGGCGCGCAGTTGCCGGTCGTGTTGATCAACATCATGCGCGGCGGTCCCGGTCTGGGCGGAATCCTGCCGGCGCAGTCGGATTATTTCCAGTCGACGCGCGGCGGCGGACACG containing:
- a CDS encoding 4Fe-4S binding protein, with translation MPGVTIDKNYCKGCELCVKACPQQILSMSKDITKRGYFYAKMHDPSRCIGCQLCAITCPDAAITVKMHGTRFVLYQY